One Cydia fagiglandana chromosome 5, ilCydFagi1.1, whole genome shotgun sequence genomic window, caacaaatactaaaaagtacggaaccctcgatgggcgagtccgactcgcacttgtccggttttttatacaTCGTAACAAAtgtataaaaaaccggacaagtgcgagccaTTTACTCGCAGTTTAGAGTGTTTAGACACCGCGAAAACAATTACGTGTACGTTTTAACCGACCTTCAaagaaaatattgtttaaagtttaatttctTTCTTAATAACTAAGAGGTAGTTCATGGTAGGTATTCAATTAGGTACACTCCGTACGCTTCATACACTCTTTAGTTATATCATAATCATACGAGGTggttaataggtaggtatttaaaagtaCATAGGTCCTAATAGTACACGACTTTTACGATGTATAGCAAATTTGGAATCGCGATTTTTTATACGGTCGCGTTTTATATAGGCTCATAACTTAGCTCTGTAATTTctgttttcctttttttcgtATGTTATTTAAAATGCGGCTCGGTTAGTATTTTTAGTCAACCTGACTTAATAGTTGGTCGTCAGGTCGTCACTTAATTATCTATGTTATACATTTAGTATAATAAGTGTTAATGATGAAATGTATTTATgtactttaattttattgtttaatttataaCGTTCATTTACCTAGAAcctagtaggtaattaaatacatatatttagtttttattttatttttatttttcgtcGGAATTAACGGTAAaaccaatgaaattatatcacggtagacccgtttgtgtaattaaatatgtgtacaaaacgcgagagtttaaagtgttaggtaattaaattttaatttttttgttccaGGATGTGCGATTAGTAGAAGTAACCTCTAATATCTGGGGCACAAAGTTCAAAATGCACGGTCTGGTCAAGAACGTGCCTGCCAACCTCGGGCAGGTGACCTACAAGACGTCGCTCCTGCACCTGCAGCCGCGGCAGATGACGCTCACCATCGCCGAGCTTCGCGACGACCAGGCGCCAGCTCCCGATCCGAATTTCAACCCTAACATATTCTCAGAGGATGAAGAGGAGGTGTTCCCCGATAGGCGCAAGACGCTCGCAGACCGCGCCAACTCCAACGTGCCTGCCCCGGCTGAGGTCACAACTAACAACCATAATAACAACGCTCACGCGTCGCTGGCGCGCGCCGAGTCCTACGACGAGTTCCCGTACATCGACACGGCCGAGGTGGCGCCCATCCGCCGCGTGGGCACTCCCCCCGTCCCCAGCCGCCACGCCATCTCCCCGCTGCGCTGCGAAGGCTCCGTGCCGACGCTCCAATCTCCCAAAAATGCTGTCGCCCCGACTGACATCATCTTCGAGCGCCCCTCCCCTCAGACCGTCACGtgcggcggcggccgcggcgACTTCTGCGGCGGCCGGACTGACTACACCGTCCGCGGCGACAATGTTTCCTTAAAAGGGAACCTATCCAACATAGATCAACAGTTCAGCCTCAATCTAAGTTTAGAACCGAGCCGGCAGGTCACGATAAAGAAATGCGACAATCACGTCACCGACAACTGCCTCTCGAAACTTCGCAAAAACATTTGCGCGCGCGGCGAGTCCGCCTCCTACGAAATGAACACTAGGATACTCAAGTCGCTCTGTAACAAGAACTACGAGCACGAGGTACATCCGGACGCGATGGGCAGACGCGAGACGCTCAGGAGTCTACAGAAGGGCGAAGACTTGAAGTTTATCGACGAGGAGACGCCGGTGGAACCCAGCGGCACGAGCGCGAGGGAACCGCGCGTACAGCGGACCACCACCGTCGTGCCTATCAGCCCCGTGTGCGGCAGCGTACCCGTCTACGACACCATGACGCGCAGCTGCAGCGTCGGCTACCTAGACATGGTGGATCCGGCGGTGCTACACTCCCGGGTGTCAGTCGCGGCGCTGCGGGAGCCGCCGAGGCGACTCGTGCTCGTCGGCGACTCGGGCCGGCGCCGCCGACGCCGCCGCGAGCGACACCAGGACGCCAACAAACCGACTTTAAAGAAATGCGGCAAATCGAGAAGCCTCGACTCGAGCGAGCTGTCGCTAGAGAAGAAGCAGACGCGGCAGTCCCGACTGGACACTCTGGAGCCGCGCGCGGAGGCGAGCGCGGAGCGCGGCGCGACGCGGCGGCGCGACTACCCGGTGTGCACGGCGTGCCGCCTGGTGTCGCCGTACGACCGCCGCGACGTGGACGCCGCCACCTACGTGTGCGTGGCGTGCCagccgcgccccccgcccgccgcgcccgcgccgcccgaccCGCGCGTGCCCAACGCCGACAGCGACTCCGACTACAGCAAGTATTATAGTTAGTATGACGTAGTCGCTTTACCACCCGCCACGCGATACGACGGTGACGTGCCCGGGACCAAAGTGGTAGCTTACCCTGTAGAGCACCCGTGTAGACAGCGCAAGATAACCGACCCCCTGGTACGCGAGCGTTTGGCTCAAATGAAACGTCATTCTTTTCACACAAAATGCACCCGATAAAATTGAGAAAACGCTTCTTTTGAGCTACAATTTCTACCGTTCCAGgaaatttataataactctattccATCGACTTGACTGTTACCTATAACCTAATATTTCAATTTCTGTGGTCACTAGGACACATCGTAACTTCTTGATTTTCCCAAAATTTTCGATTAATTGTTAATATTAGTGTCAGATAAAAGTCAAATTGATGAAATAGGGCCCTCCCGGCCATTTGTTCCTCAAATTAGTATCGAGCCTTAGTAATGCGCTTTTCAGATGAAAGCTTATCGAATTCTTGAGCACGAGCTGCATGTAGTGACCCTTGAAACGGCTATTAGACTCGCGCACCGAGGACTCCCCGCCTAGCACTTTGGTCGGGTAGTCTGCCACTTCACTACACTACCTATGCGAGTGGTTGATTCAGGAGCTGGTGCGGAAATTTGTACTGAACTGTCAGAATTCCCATATACATATAAACCGCGTCAGCTTTAATGAATCAACCTATAGTGTAACCAGCACCTACTCACAGTGCATacattttatggctcctctacaagatgggccaacaccggccactccaagggacgcagccatgcgatagaatgagatagcaatatcacttgctccctctaacgcataaatgtgtcccttggagtgccCGGCGTTGGCcgatcgtgtagaggagccataacacatGTAAAGTCTAACACAATGTTGTGGActataatttcttttttttttttcaagtaaaTCACAGGGTGTATGATTTTTGAATGGCTTGATTTGGCCTAAATATATAAACCACAGACCACACCACATACCTACACATTTCACTATAGATACCTATTAGTTAAAATAATTTCCTATTTTCATGCTgactatacatacatacatataaagtacAGTTAGAGCAGAGCATATTCATGCTAGATAGGAGACCGAATACAACTGGAATTGGAGtatcattttaaaactacatatatttctatgatacaaaatatcaaaataattttcaccacaccagctcggaaaggcttactttggaATTCAAAAACTGTTAGCAAATTtccattttattcacatgtgaggcaaagtaatcaaatgcaaatttagagttgttttcttaagtttgctggtagaattgacttttaaatgatgattttggattataaatatttaataacattcatttggatttgatttggtttgattttgtatgttattttacatttaatatttgcttcgggttggtgtcgtgaaaaattttgtgtttcactcgggggcaaattttgtttaacctcgtgctttgaaaccttcgcaacgctcaagattccattttcgaaccactcgttagctcgctacgctcgtggttcaattttgaactctttcgcttgctcgggtatcaatatgagcacgagcggttaaacaacatctttgcccccttgtaaaacaaataactattccaaTTTATATTCTGACTCCTGGTATGCAATGCATTACTCTTTAGACCCGTAACCATTTATTGGAATCCTTATGTGAGCAGGTTCACTGGAGCAGCTGGCGCTGCGGCTGTTGGCGTCTCGCTCTCGCAGTTCGCGGGAGAGAGAGAGCAGCTCAGCGCCGGCGTCGCCCCGCCCCGCGCGCTCCACGCCCGCctcccccgcgcccgcgccgcgccgcacgCGGTACTCTTCGGCCTCGCCtattaggtaatattattattattgggagcctataaagtgctgggcaaaggcctccccccactttttccaatcttcccgatcctgtgcagttattattattaggtaataGAAATAAAATCAAGAACTTAACGTCAGCCTGCAAAAATAAGCCatatatttacctaaattaACCAGCCTCAataataattaagaattatCGGTACCAACCGCCCTTTATTGGTGTTTACTCTTTAGTCCCATCCCTACTTCAATTCAACACTCATACTTTCCTCCTATAAATCCAATATTATGATTTGTGTGCTTAGTTACAGAAAAATTATATCCTTATTTCAACACAaaacatggcgaccctgccagttttataataactttCAGGCGGCTTCTAGACAAAATATAAGCAATCACTATACAGgctgtcccagaattcgacgtcaagccgtaaacggatgatagaccaagtcataacagttatcataaaaatacaaaaaaaaatccaactcatgttctttaaaaattatggtcactttaaaaattcactaaaaaatccacaccctgtaattattcaagattacacaataataaaaaaattagaataaattatggaatttgtagtaacaagagttaaagaaccattacaggatgtggattttttagtgaatttttaaagtgaccataatttttaaaaaacatgagttggattttttttttgtatttttttgataactgttatgacttggtctatcatccgtttacggcttgacgtcgatctTTAGTGGTGTGCTTCAAAAATGGGTCTAATAAATAACTAGAACTTGCTTAGCCtatagtattttgtattataGGTTTGCCCAAGCTGGCCTTACATGAGACGGACATTACACGAATATGTGTTCAAAGATTTTTTCCTTACTTTGACAGACAACTACTGAATTCACCACTGCTATCTCGGCGGCGTAAGAAGCCGTCAGAGAGTTCAGACGACGAGTGCTCGGGCTACAGCGAGGTCAACGGCCGCAACTACCGCGATCTCGAGAGCTTCCAGAAGGCTCAGCTCAGGAACAAGGTAAAGATTAAGACATAGGTAAacattagggatgtaccgactagtcgccgactagtcgggaaagccgactatccggccacatttgtagtcggcgattagtcggcgactagtcggcaaaaatggccgattagtcggcactttattagtgaaagaaaaacagaaaaaaagaaaccaacagttaatatttaccatatgttttatctctattttaccaaaatacctattcagggtgtgaaaactttttctgctcatcaggatcgcaaaataaaagaaagacagaaattgaacgaggattcttgtgataggtctttgaaccaatagaaaacaccttttagccaagctaatatatgaatagcgcaaccaaaagagcaaaactattgtttttcacctgaacttatacgaaactaatgatctggccgactagccgactagtcggccgactaatcggccattcgagcgccgattagtcggctagtcggccaaatcaacagtcggtacatcactagtaaaCATCATTTTGGGGACGTCAAACGAAGAAGTCAAATTCAATGCGATCTCCTATGTGTGGCCAATGGTAATATAATGTTCCTTTGTCAATTACTATAATTCATCGTTCTAATGAACATACCTAGCTACTTGTATGATACCTTTCTATTAAGCCAGCGCAGATCGTCCCATCTAATGGGCATTCACTAATATCCGCTGCAATGTGGACCGCTGTGTCAATTCACTTCTTATGAGAGTTATGACTCAAAAGAGTAGTAAAATTCCTAAGTATTTTCGGTATCAACAACTTTACTACTATACCTtcgaagattatttttctaaaatagctattaataccacgaaatgtctacattcatcttcgtctcgagctcattccttactttgtgctaatgttaagaaatgtaatattaactttgagtttagtctagtagattcagcaattattgttaaaacattcaagtcactcaatttaaagaaaacggaagacttatggggaacatccgttagagtcattagtcatgtcttggacgtaatagcgccttacttagccgtaatttataatatttcaatttcacaaggagtctttccagatcttatgaaatatagcaaagtcatacctctttttaaatcgggtgattcgagtgatatggctaattaccgtccaatatcaatacttcctgtactaagtaaagtttttgaaaagttaatgttaaatgatctactgggtcacttcaacagacatactttactcacaagcaatcagtttggtttcacaaagggccgttccacgaccgatgctgcttcggtacttattaaacatatttatgatatttgggaaaattcttgtgatgcaattggcatattttgtgatctttctaaagcatttgattgtgtggatcatggaacgctcattttgaaattagaacactatggtctgtcagtaaatgccctaaactttatgtcttcttaccttagcaacagaacacaaacagttgttgtaaacaaaacccggtctagcggtactgtagtccaattaggagtgccacaaggttctattttgggtccattcctgtttttggtttatataaatgatttgccatgtgtagtagaaaatctttgtgaaattgttctttttgctgatgacacatcattactttttaaggttgatcgtaaatctaccgattacagtgtaattaacagcacactcgttaatgtactaaactggtttactatgaacaatttgcttcttaatgctaagaaaactaaatgcattcgattttctttgccgaatgttaaaccagtcgatactaagatacttttgaataatgaatgcttagagatggtagataaagcactgtttcttggtttaacattggacaaaaatctacaatggagtcctcatataagaacactagcaaacaaattaagttcggccgcttacgctgtgaggagaattagacaattgactaatgttgagacagctcgccttgtttattatagttattttcatagtgtaatgtcatatggtattctggtttggggcaaagcagctgacatacagactatatttgtcttacaaaagagagccattcgttctatatataatttaagggtgcgtgaatcattaagagaactttttaaagaaattaatattttaactgtagcttcccaatacatatatgatagtattatttatgttgttaagaatctagactccttcactaagaattctgatgtccataactataatactagaaataaaaataagcttgctatcagaaagtttcgtgttcgtaaagtacagaagtcattcgttgggcaatgcattcatttttataacaagttacctgaggatgctttaagattaccctttccagctcttaagaattacttaaaaaagtcattgatgttgaaggcttattacagagtcgaggactacttgacagacaaacatgcatggtccaaaccagaaactgtaataacgacaagtagcaattaaaaacattgtattatgtgtagagttaaaggtgactcagctcaggtaagaaagcacatcaaattgtatgaaagcatctcataacaatcagttagattcatataatatgtattctcatttcttttattgattttattttcttttccttttgtaagatttgatttgttttctgaaagagctacgtatttgtgatttcatgtgcatatatgtttattttttatatcaaattctataaagttatgtactcactgagtataattgcatgaattctatagtaatttaaattgtattaattactcgtaatgcatgttaattataagatgtaataatgttttgaaaagatgtgtcccgccgagtttgttgccggtcccatattgggataccctcctccaattgaggggggatttaaatcttctcggggcagaggtgtacggttggagccggtaaaggtttatttgacgttcataagcgcattgtaatatgcctacttgaataaactattttttatctttatcttttttttttaccttcAAAAATATGCGTATATGTTCTAATTCCCAGTTAAAACGCGCCGGCggcacggcggcggcggcagtaGCGTCCGAACCTCGAGCCGGGCCGCGGCGGCAGCTCGTCATGCACAACAAGGCGCCCATGTGGAACGAGAACAGCCAGGTCTACCAGCTCGACTTCGGCGGCCGCGTCACGCAGGAGTCCGCCAAGAACTTCCAGATCGAGTACCACGGGAAACAGGTTcattaatcaatttaatcattaggtacctatgctACGAGTAGTAAGTTTAAATCCTATTAAAAGCGCTCGCTAAAGACAGAGTAAACTATATAACTTAGAGCTACTTCCCGTGTCCTTGCTCCCGTCACTTCGGTGGGAGTGCTGTGCTACCGATGCTatagaatagttatttgttttacaagggggcaaagttgttgtttaaccgctcgtgctcatattgatacccgagcaagcgaaagattccaaaattgaaccacgagcgtagcgagtggttcgaaaaatggaatcttgagcgttccgagggtttcaaagcacgagggttaaacaaaatttgcccccgagtgaaacacaaaatttttcaccacaccaacccgaagcaaatattaaatgtaaaatatcaaacaaaatcaaaccaaatcaaatccaaatgaatgttatcaaatatttttcatccaaaatcatcatttaaaagtcaattctatcagcaaacataagaaaacaactcaaaatttgcaattgattactttgcctcacatgtgaataaaacgcaactttgctattagtttttgaagtgcaaagtaaggctTTCCGAGTTGGTGCggtgaaaataatattaagagCGGTTGATAACAAAACAAGGAAACAGTGTGATATGATAACGCGGTAACACTTTCATCTTTAGACATTCTCACGTTTTGAATAATTTCTGCAGGTAATGCAGTTCGGGCGAATCGACGGCAACGCGTACACGCTCGACTTCCAGTACCCGTTCTCAGCGCTGCAGGCCTTTGCTGTAGCCCTAGCCAATGTTACGCAGCGCCTCAAGTAAACGTCGACAACATGCCAGCGCCACCTTTGCTGTCCTCCCTACGTCATCTATGCAATTTTATAATACCATGGGGCCTGGCGAAGTCACAATCGTTTATAGAAATAGCCAGTTGAAACTTCaataaatgtatggaaataaatGCGTGATCTTTTTCATCGGCGGTTatcccgatacatttttaattttcggTTGGCATCTGTCGTTAAACGATTCGTCTTGGCTACGGGGCCTCAATGCACGCTACGGTCACCAGTTATTCCAGCATTAGGTAACGAAATGTAACTTAGCAAACTTTGATCTTGCGATCCCATTGCTCTATTTAGCATACATCTTAAGTGAGCGCTTTACCAGTCACTCATGACATTACCAGCTCAGTATTGGGCTTCTTTCCACTCGTTTTAGAGAACTgtgtacctactctttataaaATATCCATTGTTCAACTTCGAGTCACTTCAAGTGCCAGTTCCATAAAACTAATAAGATGTTCCCCAATATACCATGACAGCTGAAGACGCTTAGACGTGCGTCCATACTCTTCATGATAATACTTTTCATGGTTGATCTCCGACCGAACGTAATTTAGAATTTAAATAGCGGGCAGCATTTTTTGCAGTGGCATGCATAAGTTCCTACATAAGGGACGAGTTGAGTGAACTATAAGATTGACATATAGGTAAGTGAAAAATATGCTTAAAATTGGCGCTATATTTGCTAATCTTTCCGCCAAAAACATGTAAATTCAGTATTCAGTGAGTTTTCTTATTGTTAATTAACGTAACACTGGATATCGAATATGTGAAATTATGGTCGTGACTTGCTAGCTATGCTGCTTTATATCAACCTTCGATAATGTGCCATAGCACCATCTGCTGTGGACGTTGAAAATTGAACTTTTTGGGACTAATTTGCTCGCTTAGTGTCAGTACAAACAGCATcgatttaagtatagtataggtaggtagttgtATGTCAGAATATACAATTATCAtcagtattttattattttgatgttGTATGTACGATAGGCCCGCTTGCATCGGCCCAATAGCGTAGGACATATACAGATATTTTGTACACATGCTTAGATAGGTAGCTTCGAAGTATTTCCATTCGCCGCGGCCGCGGTATGGTACAATTAGCGCCCTTACAGTCTTTAAAAACAGTAGTTATATACAGAAACgcaatgttttaattttaaaacacaaCTTATTAAAAAGACGAAGTATTTTCCATTTTACGGTTGTTGataataataggtatagtttgtagctttctaatagaccacgacggctaatcctttgtccGTCGGGGTCTATTAGAAAGCTACAAACTATACCTAATCATAGCACATTAACTTATTGTATTAACTGAACGTGGGTGGGCCTTATACCTTTACAATAAGGTTTACCAAGTCACttaacagtgtggacgatggtacATTGGCCATCAAATATATAGTGACGGCAAAAATggtcatatatgtatattggaACACGTCCTAATTTCTAtggaaacaaaatattttatttatttgatgcttagtgctgactgtaccatctCAAGTACCAATAAAAATGAAGTGCCGAAAAAAATTGGCTGGGTCATACATTTTGGCCgttccattttctatgggagggtaaattatttttcgcgatttcggggttggtcccatagtgaaagttgctcagtataatcccaaaacctccctggcaacagaATTTTTTTGGCTACCGTGTATAAACCGCCTGCGGAATACCATCACAATCACAGAAATATCTTGTTGTCAAGAAAACATTAGTTTCGTATAGATTATTTTGGAGCGGTTAAATTCATGTATTGTCCAATAAAAACCCCTAGGCAATAAACGATTGACAAAACATTGCGTCTCTTGTAAAGACTGTTGTAACGGTAAACTGTACGACTGTACCCAAAGGACGAGAGTAAACAATATTTAGGTacaattgttaaatattttgtCACAATAAGTAGACGGTATGCCACCGGTCCTTGTGAAAACTGTATATTGGCCTATAGTTAACGTAATTTACATTAAGTCAATGTTGTTGGTCCATTTTTAATGACCTTTAGTGTCATCATCTTGAAAGGTACTCATACTTTGGGGCGTATTAAGAAACGTAgaacataatatgtatgtactttGTATTCGCGTTCGCACATACGTCGACGTCGTGCATTGATCTTGAAATAGAATTATTAGTCTTATTTTACGATTCTAAATACGCTCCTTTCGAACAGaattttatgtacttatttcaGAATACTctgtaatattttaaattatgtatttgGTTAGTATATAGATGTTATTGCACTGAATTTTTCATATACACCATGTTCATTGTTTCCTATTGAATTgtaaaagtaagtaggtacctcagtattattttgtttaaatgttttcATTGGTTATTTTGTTTGTAGTTCTCAATTATTTGTTGAAGTTCGGCCTAGCCCGTTCCATAGGTTAAAACGAACATTTTCTAGTCGGAATGAACTAAATCTGTTTGCCTCACTTGCCTCTTCTTAATATTATCCCGATTATGTATAGATTATAGGTATTAGATATGTTCTTATCATGGCAAATAAGCTGATCCGGAGGATAAATGTTTTATCGGTTTTTTTGTTTGTGAACGGCTTGCCCACATCGTCCCATTCTATTACTTTAGGTTCCTTTAACAAAAGTACTGTAACTACGACTGAAAGTTTGTTGTTGGCCTGGTAATTGTCGTTGGTTCAAATTCGGGTAGGTAATATTTTTTGTCACTCGAACCCTGCATAAAAAACGCACCTAACCCCTATTGAAATCCGACCCGAAGCGCGCAATAGCTAACACTTGAAATATCGtcggcctaaatcgcaaacctcgtaactccatttcaaggaaattagtaattgctaccttgggTAACAATACTTATAGTCGCAAACCTCTTAACACCCCGACTTAGGCCGACGATATGTGACTTAAGTGTTGACGCTTATAAACAAAGTTGCTGTAGTTTTTTATGACGAAGCTTTGTTATTCGACTCTTGTTTGTATAAGAAATACTCTTTCAAAACGACACCACATTGATGTGACATTTGAGATATATGAGGGACTTCACTTGAATCTGGGGGACTTTTAGCATTAACtagtgacccgccccggcttcgcacgggtaaaacttaacaaattaacacctaaaccttcctcaagaatcactctattgagaggaaaatccgttcagtagtttgagtttatcgcgaacatacaaacagacgcggtgggggacttcgttttataaggtgtaagtGATACgtgctatttattttaattttacattGGTTAGTTATGGCTTGGTTATGAAATGTTGAATTGGATGGTCCACAAGACTTCAGCGTAGTCTAAACTATACcatatttacttatatttaacGCCGCCATTAACCGCCAAAGAAATCATATGACGCGCGCGGCTGTAGTTTCAATATCcaccttcgtgcattccgacAAGTTTCACGATGAGGCCCCGCACACGAGGGGCGTgaggcgtggcgttcaaagggttaactgCAGTGGCTCGCGCGTAGCCCCTTCATTCGGGCAtattgaaagaaaaaaaaagcggccaagtgcgaatcggactcgcgcacgaagagttccgtaccataatgcaaaaaaaaggaaaaaaacggtcacgcatccaagtactgaccccgcccgacgttgcttaacttcggtcaaaaatcacgtttgttgtatgggagccccacttaaatctttattttattctgtttttagtatttgttgttaatattctgtttttagtatagcggcaacagaaatacatcatctgtgaaaatttcaactgtctagctatcacggttcgtgagatacagcctggtaacagacggacggacggacagcagtcttagtaatagggtcccgtattttaccctttgggtacggaaccctaaaaagggcctcgcagatgcgacttcgcccacggctagactagatcacgctacgccactgattAACTGGACACGTAATAATAAGACAGCACACATGTTTGCTCCCAACGAGTTATACGGCTATAACTTTCAGAGTTAACCAAAAGAtctgttatgttatgttatgttattaaAACTTTAGTTCAGCACGTTTGATTATCGTTATAGTAGAGTAGAACAtagatatttatattaattatctGATTATGTAATTCGTTCTAACGCCGATCTTCGGTCGAACATACATACAGATGTGCAAGTCGTAGGAAGTTTCCAAAATTTCCGGAAACTTATGAAATTTCTCAGATACTTAT contains:
- the LOC134664337 gene encoding tubby-related protein 4 translates to MHLHFERNVNAKCDCTILSLSWMGKVPDELPEEEGWKLNRNNYYQEGWLATGNVRGVVGVTFTSSHARRPHELPARTNYNLRGHRSDVILVKWNEPYQKLASCDSSGVIFVWIKYEGRWSIELINDRSTPVTHFSWSHDGRMALICYQDGFVLVGSVAGQRYWSSMLSLDARITCGCWTPDDGQVYLGTASAQLVVMDVHGAMVSQVQLVAEGGITSMAWSCEKFKMEEGEEGGETNGGHVLAVALGNGEIVLLRGHDDVSPARMRTGMRGTTLAMEWANSRELLAVAGTLLPEGSEPADAPPFKNVVKFYSDTGVLIYTVPIPYTQARVTALTWGHAARRLFVGVGGAVCTARVWRVVAPLQLLARVRAAQALRDPRAAASLPLPPRLQPALANLFAHTIRCNVPETLELRRFVSRPPGGASGGAGTRLHCTMLRHDDEEAGYTLYLEHLGGLVPLLKGRRTSKIRPEFVIFDPQGEESAIRNACVRESSSSSSGAGSSSSSAGSGAGRASPMKHSDTSDSDREEGCSGSPRLQRRRRARTRRKLRAERDDAPDELAYIDSLPEDVRLVEVTSNIWGTKFKMHGLVKNVPANLGQVTYKTSLLHLQPRQMTLTIAELRDDQAPAPDPNFNPNIFSEDEEEVFPDRRKTLADRANSNVPAPAEVTTNNHNNNAHASLARAESYDEFPYIDTAEVAPIRRVGTPPVPSRHAISPLRCEGSVPTLQSPKNAVAPTDIIFERPSPQTVTCGGGRGDFCGGRTDYTVRGDNVSLKGNLSNIDQQFSLNLSLEPSRQVTIKKCDNHVTDNCLSKLRKNICARGESASYEMNTRILKSLCNKNYEHEVHPDAMGRRETLRSLQKGEDLKFIDEETPVEPSGTSAREPRVQRTTTVVPISPVCGSVPVYDTMTRSCSVGYLDMVDPAVLHSRVSVAALREPPRRLVLVGDSGRRRRRRRERHQDANKPTLKKCGKSRSLDSSELSLEKKQTRQSRLDTLEPRAEASAERGATRRRDYPVCTACRLVSPYDRRDVDAATYVCVACQPRPPPAAPAPPDPRVPNADSDSDYSKYYSSLEQLALRLLASRSRSSRERESSSAPASPRPARSTPASPAPAPRRTRYSSASPIRQLLNSPLLSRRRKKPSESSDDECSGYSEVNGRNYRDLESFQKAQLRNKLKRAGGTAAAAVASEPRAGPRRQLVMHNKAPMWNENSQVYQLDFGGRVTQESAKNFQIEYHGKQVMQFGRIDGNAYTLDFQYPFSALQAFAVALANVTQRLK